The following are encoded in a window of Candidatus Sericytochromatia bacterium genomic DNA:
- a CDS encoding diiron oxygenase → MLSLETLVEKLNATSERDYPLPTWGLEWPDQFPEDAWAFSPEMLSLAGQPVLDTLSESQLKRLALLEAANFFSLNINGEKSLIEGLARQCYRPQTHAVTSYIHHFLEEESRHMRTFGAFCLKYVGKTYPDKKLVFEREYADGEEDFLFWTKVMLFEETADAYNVRMAADERLHPLVRGIHKMHHHDESRHLAFGRQMLRDAWQRHAGEWDGAVREGIRSYLLTYLTSVWREYHNPAVYRDAGLPDAYGLFTASFESDTARQRRGELSAKPIKFLTDIGVFEEVPTW, encoded by the coding sequence GTGCTCAGCCTTGAAACGCTGGTGGAAAAGCTCAACGCGACGTCCGAACGTGACTACCCCCTCCCCACCTGGGGGTTGGAATGGCCCGACCAGTTCCCGGAGGATGCCTGGGCCTTCTCGCCCGAAATGCTGTCGCTGGCCGGCCAGCCGGTGCTCGACACGCTCTCGGAGAGTCAGCTGAAACGCCTGGCCCTGCTGGAAGCGGCCAACTTCTTCAGCCTCAACATCAATGGTGAAAAGAGCCTGATTGAGGGCCTGGCCAGGCAGTGCTACCGGCCTCAGACCCACGCCGTGACGAGCTACATTCACCACTTCCTGGAAGAGGAAAGCCGTCACATGCGCACGTTCGGGGCCTTTTGCCTGAAGTACGTCGGCAAGACCTATCCCGACAAGAAGCTCGTCTTCGAACGCGAGTACGCCGACGGCGAGGAAGACTTTCTGTTCTGGACCAAGGTGATGCTGTTCGAGGAGACGGCTGACGCCTACAACGTGCGCATGGCCGCGGATGAGCGCCTGCACCCCCTGGTGCGGGGCATCCACAAAATGCACCATCATGATGAAAGTCGCCATCTGGCCTTTGGCCGACAGATGCTGCGGGACGCCTGGCAGCGCCACGCCGGCGAATGGGACGGCGCCGTGCGAGAGGGCATCCGGAGCTACCTGCTCACCTATCTGACCAGCGTCTGGCGCGAGTACCACAATCCGGCCGTTTACCGCGATGCGGGCTTGCCGGATGCTTACGGCCTGTTCACGGCCAGTTTTGAGAGTGACACCGCGCGTCAGCGTCGCGGGGAGTTGTCAGCCAAACCGATCAAGTTCTTGACCGACATCGGCGTTTTCGAGGAGGTTCCAACGTGGTGA
- a CDS encoding aminoacyl--tRNA ligase-related protein — protein MTTAADIPGLTWRGNGQAALSGDLLGLYRDLDLGFRVLASRVSASEVEVPPLFPAAALQRIDYFASFPHLATFACVHEDTPDNLADFAKAPWDEDRGALQLGRLAPTADVLTPAACYHVYLDRIGQRLTGPVHVTLCARCFRREAYYQPLRRQWAFSMREIVCLGTPDEVKAFLADHKGVMSTLAEKLGLKAEFAHATDPFFNPGRNGKYLMQVVDPVKEELVFAGDLAIGSLNYHRSTFGEAFDISRDGEPVHTGCAAFGMERWLFALIETHGLTDARARVSAWLEEDQPLGGEASL, from the coding sequence ATGACCACGGCGGCGGACATTCCCGGCCTGACCTGGCGCGGCAATGGCCAGGCCGCCCTGAGCGGCGACCTGCTCGGCCTGTATCGCGATCTCGACCTGGGCTTCCGCGTGCTGGCGTCCCGCGTGTCGGCCAGTGAGGTGGAGGTACCGCCGCTCTTTCCGGCCGCAGCGCTGCAACGGATCGATTACTTCGCGTCCTTCCCCCACCTGGCCACCTTTGCCTGCGTCCACGAAGACACGCCGGACAATCTGGCAGACTTCGCCAAAGCGCCGTGGGATGAAGATCGGGGCGCGCTCCAGTTGGGGCGACTGGCGCCCACGGCCGACGTCCTGACGCCCGCGGCCTGTTACCACGTCTACCTGGACCGCATCGGCCAGCGCCTGACCGGGCCGGTCCACGTGACGCTCTGTGCCCGCTGTTTCCGGCGCGAAGCCTATTACCAGCCGCTGCGACGCCAGTGGGCCTTCTCGATGCGCGAGATCGTTTGCCTCGGAACCCCGGACGAGGTCAAGGCCTTCCTGGCCGACCACAAAGGCGTGATGAGCACCCTGGCGGAAAAACTTGGGCTGAAGGCCGAGTTCGCTCACGCCACGGACCCCTTCTTCAACCCTGGTCGCAACGGCAAGTACCTGATGCAGGTCGTCGACCCGGTCAAGGAGGAACTGGTGTTTGCAGGCGATCTGGCGATCGGCTCGCTGAACTACCATCGCAGCACCTTCGGGGAGGCTTTCGACATCTCCCGCGACGGGGAACCGGTTCACACGGGCTGCGCGGCCTTCGGCATGGAGCGCTGGCTGTTTGCGCTGATTGAAACCCACGGCCTGACAGACGCCCGGGCGCGCGTGTCGGCCTGGTTGGAGGAAGACCAACCGCTCGGCGGGGAGGCCAGCCTTTGA
- a CDS encoding SDR family oxidoreductase: MNRTLITGAGGHIGLAVAQRLVAEERPVLLFLHAETRDEAAAKQARIEPLFDGHGGLVRFAAGTMRDERPFAEVDRDEVSQVLHTASIIRFNVEAADADAVNVAGARKAIAFARSCPRIEAFSLVSSLYATGLAAGPIAEALLPEAPGFANHYERSKWESEALLANERDLPWRILRIATVMADDDSGAYSQVNAVHNTLRLLYYGLISVIPGVPETPLYLVTREFVARAIAALLARQASGQVYHLAHPQDCNPSLEALLDLAFDAFSQDPGFARRRVLRPLYTDLDAFQALASGMAGFQSSVIAQALATLTPFAPQLFITKDFDTRRLQADWADYTRMDGLAVARGVVRHGLATRFGKAQPQEVSG, from the coding sequence TTGAATCGCACACTCATCACCGGCGCGGGAGGCCACATCGGCCTGGCCGTGGCGCAGCGACTCGTGGCGGAAGAACGCCCGGTGCTGCTCTTCCTGCACGCCGAAACCCGCGACGAGGCGGCGGCCAAACAGGCGCGCATCGAGCCACTTTTCGATGGTCATGGTGGGCTCGTCCGCTTTGCGGCCGGCACGATGCGAGACGAACGGCCGTTCGCCGAGGTCGACCGCGACGAGGTCAGCCAGGTCCTGCACACGGCGTCGATCATTCGCTTCAACGTCGAGGCCGCGGATGCCGACGCCGTGAACGTGGCCGGTGCCCGCAAGGCGATCGCCTTCGCCCGCTCCTGCCCTCGCATCGAGGCCTTCTCGCTGGTCAGTTCGCTCTATGCGACCGGCCTGGCGGCCGGCCCGATCGCCGAGGCCCTGCTGCCGGAGGCGCCTGGCTTCGCGAACCACTACGAGCGTTCCAAGTGGGAATCGGAGGCCCTCCTGGCAAACGAACGCGACCTGCCCTGGCGCATCTTGCGCATCGCCACGGTCATGGCGGATGACGACAGTGGGGCCTACAGCCAGGTCAACGCCGTCCACAACACGCTGCGCTTGCTTTATTACGGGCTGATCTCCGTGATTCCCGGCGTGCCCGAGACCCCGCTCTATCTGGTCACGCGGGAGTTCGTGGCCAGGGCCATCGCGGCCCTGCTCGCTCGGCAGGCGAGTGGGCAGGTCTATCATCTGGCCCATCCCCAGGACTGCAACCCGAGCTTGGAAGCGTTGCTGGATCTGGCCTTCGACGCCTTCTCACAAGACCCCGGCTTTGCGCGCCGGCGGGTCCTTCGCCCGCTCTACACCGACCTGGACGCCTTTCAAGCCTTGGCCAGCGGGATGGCTGGCTTCCAGAGCAGCGTGATTGCCCAGGCCCTGGCCACGCTGACGCCGTTCGCGCCTCAACTGTTCATCACCAAGGATTTTGACACCCGGCGATTGCAGGCGGATTGGGCTGACTACACCCGGATGGATGGGCTCGCCGTCGCCCGAGGCGTCGTCCGTCACGGCCTGGCGACCCGCTTTGGCAAGGCACAACCCCAGGAGGTGAGCGGATGA
- a CDS encoding ferritin-like domain-containing protein, with protein MNLTENERWLLSFYRMSEISGSLFFGRLARTLPSGPVQMDMTRHFADEAQHARYWTDCLDRLGATPMRLPNSYQDQYINAAGMPVNLMEVLALTQVFERRVVRQYVKHLSAPDLNPVIRETLGKIIEEEKWHLEWIGKALIELEPKFGAARIQQTLERFSAADLAVYAATAKEHEERVEGLSLRLSH; from the coding sequence ATGAACCTCACGGAAAACGAACGCTGGTTGCTGAGCTTCTATCGGATGTCGGAGATCAGCGGGTCCTTGTTCTTCGGGCGCCTGGCGCGCACGCTGCCCTCCGGACCGGTCCAGATGGACATGACCCGACATTTCGCCGACGAGGCGCAGCATGCCCGCTACTGGACCGACTGTTTGGACCGACTGGGCGCCACGCCCATGCGGTTGCCGAACTCCTACCAGGACCAGTACATCAACGCGGCCGGCATGCCCGTCAACCTGATGGAGGTACTCGCGCTGACCCAGGTCTTCGAGCGGCGCGTGGTCCGTCAGTACGTCAAGCATCTGAGCGCGCCGGACCTGAACCCCGTCATACGGGAGACGCTCGGCAAAATCATCGAGGAAGAAAAGTGGCACCTCGAGTGGATCGGCAAGGCCCTGATCGAGCTGGAGCCCAAATTCGGGGCGGCCCGCATCCAGCAAACGCTGGAACGCTTCAGCGCGGCGGATCTGGCGGTCTATGCCGCCACGGCCAAGGAACACGAGGAACGCGTCGAGGGCTTGTCCTTGCGCCTGTCCCACTGA
- a CDS encoding phosphopantetheine-binding protein: MTHDLKGTLARLLQVDPAKIQPDVPLKELVTESFILIELVISLQEELDIVLMHEEFEPVRTVQDLLDLVESKLQTPAS; encoded by the coding sequence ATGACCCACGATCTCAAAGGCACCCTGGCGCGCTTGCTGCAGGTGGACCCGGCGAAAATTCAACCAGACGTGCCCCTGAAAGAGCTGGTGACGGAATCCTTCATTCTGATCGAGCTGGTCATTTCACTGCAGGAAGAGTTGGACATCGTGCTGATGCATGAAGAATTCGAACCCGTGCGCACGGTTCAGGACCTGCTCGACCTGGTGGAATCCAAGCTCCAGACGCCAGCGAGCTAG
- a CDS encoding carboxypeptidase-like regulatory domain-containing protein, whose translation MARTALTWLLGGLLPTLPACLAEPGVVPRPDGGQPITGEVHGFDPLTDRFVPLSGAHVRVQGASGEGLTDARGHYRLEGLSPGAHRLSVTLPGYAPADLELHVPSGQALEGVHVGLAPVAPTPRRLAQAGAAPAPQETLVVGVVSDPRGTAVAGARVQASTTSGAFARTTCSESLVQTSGLAAGGGIISTRTGHFAFRVTQTVGLTYVRLNASGETPGGIRLERRSSRELAVDENGPSAISLALQMDAFDQVTTPIAQGPVVLGGPCTLKVGSGLSARTDEFHVRIRPEGSSAQAIEVIPEWVERSGRGGDVWFRVPATLAAVPLVAQLVQFGLATSGWSPPFRASAPPPGPPDESWLALKPAPPAVTPIPDEYAPCASLGLIIQAGSVVNRTSSETIRQAP comes from the coding sequence GTGGCTCGAACAGCCCTCACCTGGCTGCTCGGTGGCCTGCTTCCGACGCTGCCGGCCTGTCTGGCGGAGCCCGGGGTGGTGCCCCGCCCGGATGGCGGGCAACCGATCACGGGTGAGGTTCACGGATTCGATCCACTCACGGACCGTTTCGTTCCGCTCTCAGGCGCTCACGTGAGGGTGCAGGGGGCGAGTGGGGAGGGCCTCACTGATGCCCGCGGTCACTATCGGCTGGAGGGTCTCTCACCCGGTGCCCACCGCCTGAGCGTGACCCTGCCGGGCTATGCGCCCGCAGACTTGGAGCTCCACGTTCCCAGCGGGCAAGCCTTGGAGGGCGTCCACGTGGGGCTCGCGCCCGTGGCGCCGACGCCGCGCCGACTGGCCCAGGCCGGAGCAGCGCCAGCGCCACAGGAAACCCTCGTGGTGGGGGTGGTCAGTGATCCACGGGGCACCGCCGTGGCGGGGGCGCGGGTGCAGGCCAGCACCACCAGTGGCGCGTTCGCCCGCACGACATGCAGCGAATCCCTGGTCCAGACCTCGGGATTGGCCGCCGGCGGCGGCATCATCAGCACCCGCACGGGACACTTTGCCTTCCGGGTCACCCAGACCGTCGGCCTGACCTATGTGCGCCTCAATGCCAGCGGTGAGACGCCGGGCGGCATCCGGCTCGAACGGCGCAGTTCACGCGAGCTGGCGGTGGACGAGAACGGTCCGTCGGCGATCAGCCTGGCCTTGCAGATGGATGCCTTCGACCAGGTGACCACCCCGATCGCGCAGGGCCCGGTCGTGCTCGGCGGCCCCTGTACCCTGAAGGTGGGTTCGGGCCTCTCGGCGAGGACGGATGAATTTCACGTGCGCATCCGCCCCGAGGGAAGCTCGGCGCAGGCGATTGAAGTGATCCCCGAATGGGTCGAACGGTCCGGGCGGGGCGGTGACGTCTGGTTTCGGGTGCCCGCCACGCTGGCCGCCGTGCCGCTGGTGGCGCAACTGGTGCAGTTCGGGCTGGCCACCTCGGGCTGGTCCCCGCCGTTCCGAGCCAGCGCGCCGCCTCCGGGCCCTCCCGACGAAAGCTGGCTTGCGCTCAAGCCAGCCCCCCCTGCCGTCACGCCAATCCCGGACGAATATGCTCCCTGCGCGAGTCTTGGCCTGATCATTCAGGCCGGAAGCGTCGTGAACCGAACCAGCAGCGAGACGATCCGCCAGGCCCCGTGA
- a CDS encoding Ig-like domain-containing protein produces MLLRRVLAIGLLASLQGCILGVITPEPPPPAPSEDSAVWGQPVTPQATRPAPVAREENEALKVLVSPSKPVMEPGESVSLTPEVRFADGQINGNVLWSSSDDTIATVNRSTGKVTALREGRVTIVAGYAQNPRIKGLAELTIVKDKQALAKAAAPEARTPRPAVPSHLVADHDEAAFEPSDDAPPASDGMGEVPSTGESGRDESSGSAPGVADAPVAGETTFSGSAGTLKVFGPVYLAAGIHAFQVRHETGSAPGGAFQLSLYTADGAVGDNVYSATGPLDLTFPYMVFNSGWYFLAVERASGNWRVSFQ; encoded by the coding sequence ATGTTGCTTCGTCGGGTCTTGGCCATCGGCCTGCTGGCTAGTCTGCAAGGCTGTATTCTGGGCGTGATCACGCCCGAACCGCCCCCTCCGGCGCCCAGCGAAGACTCAGCGGTCTGGGGGCAGCCTGTCACGCCCCAGGCCACCCGACCCGCCCCGGTGGCCCGCGAGGAAAACGAAGCCCTGAAAGTGCTGGTGTCCCCCAGCAAGCCCGTGATGGAGCCGGGGGAGAGCGTCAGCCTGACCCCGGAAGTGCGCTTCGCCGATGGGCAGATCAATGGCAACGTGCTCTGGTCTTCCAGCGACGACACGATCGCCACCGTCAACCGCAGCACGGGTAAGGTGACGGCCCTGCGTGAAGGCCGTGTCACGATCGTGGCCGGATACGCGCAGAACCCACGCATCAAGGGACTGGCGGAACTGACCATCGTCAAGGACAAGCAGGCGCTCGCGAAGGCCGCGGCGCCCGAGGCCCGGACACCCCGGCCCGCCGTCCCGAGCCATCTGGTGGCCGACCACGATGAGGCGGCGTTCGAACCATCCGACGACGCGCCCCCCGCCTCCGACGGCATGGGAGAGGTTCCCTCGACGGGGGAGTCTGGCCGAGACGAATCGAGCGGGAGCGCGCCGGGCGTGGCGGATGCCCCCGTCGCCGGGGAAACGACCTTCAGCGGTTCTGCCGGCACCCTCAAGGTGTTCGGACCGGTCTATCTGGCCGCCGGGATTCACGCCTTCCAGGTGCGCCACGAAACGGGCAGCGCACCAGGAGGCGCCTTCCAGCTCTCGCTCTATACGGCGGACGGGGCCGTGGGAGACAACGTGTACAGTGCGACCGGGCCGCTCGACCTGACCTTCCCCTACATGGTCTTTAATAGCGGCTGGTACTTCCTGGCCGTTGAACGGGCCAGCGGAAACTGGCGCGTGTCGTTCCAATGA
- a CDS encoding cytochrome b/b6 domain-containing protein has translation MTLASSPSESSDVTTTPPSSWRNTRSAWGGIARALHLSVAAGVAFQLGSILAFRVWHEAGTATTWEILNAHKAVGLGLLLLVLLRLGWRATSIRPDDPPALATWDRRASRRLEWALYACLIGLGFSGLVVEHFGGYYTPFFGLFYLDGLAPYLHLGEVSHAPHVEAARKAVTVGWARDGAIGLHVVGAFALIAAIAAHTMHIRRHSQPPGRGLLRRMGMHHPPLTWGLPPEPPRENGEN, from the coding sequence ATGACGCTCGCCTCCAGCCCCAGCGAATCCAGCGACGTGACCACCACGCCACCATCGAGCTGGCGCAATACCCGATCTGCCTGGGGCGGGATCGCCCGCGCGTTGCACCTGAGCGTGGCTGCCGGCGTGGCCTTCCAGCTCGGGAGCATCCTGGCATTTCGGGTCTGGCACGAGGCGGGCACCGCCACCACCTGGGAAATCTTGAACGCCCACAAGGCCGTGGGACTTGGTTTGCTCCTGCTGGTCCTGCTGCGGCTTGGCTGGCGGGCCACTTCAATTCGTCCCGATGATCCCCCCGCGCTGGCGACCTGGGATCGCCGGGCCTCCCGCCGGCTGGAATGGGCTCTTTACGCCTGCTTGATCGGGCTGGGTTTCAGCGGCCTCGTGGTCGAGCACTTCGGTGGCTACTACACCCCTTTCTTCGGCCTGTTCTACCTCGACGGGCTGGCCCCTTACCTTCACCTGGGCGAGGTCAGCCACGCCCCTCACGTCGAAGCCGCGAGAAAAGCCGTCACGGTGGGTTGGGCTCGCGATGGCGCGATCGGCCTTCACGTGGTGGGCGCCTTCGCCCTCATCGCCGCGATCGCCGCGCACACGATGCACATCCGGCGCCACAGCCAGCCGCCGGGAAGGGGCCTCTTGCGCCGCATGGGGATGCACCACCCGCCCCTGACCTGGGGGCTGCCGCCCGAGCCACCACGCGAGAATGGCGAAAATTAA
- a CDS encoding cytochrome c peroxidase yields MRRAVWMALASGAGVLAIAACGVGPRGPVTGNGGALHAVGRRSVQVWPDVPAPADNPLTQAKVELGFRLWFEPRLSGNDRMSCATCHHHTTGYSNGERHAAGIRGQRGNRNVPTILAAAGSQEQFWDGRADSLEAQALGPIENPIEMDARLPDVLRKLSEHRYYPQKFQEAFGSGVTAEGLAKAIASFERALRTKPSAYERYLAGDSGALTPQQVQGLRLFQSERTRCHTCHSGPDLTDRRYHNTGIPLDPQAPDLGRYLVTGRPVDQAAFKTPTLRNVARSAPYMHDGSLPTLAAVVEHYDRGGSAHPQRDPLLAPLGLSPEEKAALVSFLEAFSAEDNLRDLSRLPGIRNPRDPRDRPVLPADLN; encoded by the coding sequence ATGAGACGCGCAGTCTGGATGGCGCTGGCGAGTGGCGCCGGGGTCCTGGCGATCGCCGCCTGTGGCGTGGGGCCGCGCGGCCCCGTGACTGGGAACGGCGGCGCCTTGCACGCCGTAGGACGCCGTAGCGTCCAGGTCTGGCCTGACGTTCCGGCGCCCGCGGACAATCCGCTCACGCAGGCTAAGGTCGAACTGGGTTTTCGCCTGTGGTTCGAGCCGAGGCTATCCGGTAACGACCGCATGAGCTGCGCGACGTGTCATCACCACACCACCGGCTATTCCAATGGCGAGCGTCACGCCGCGGGCATTCGGGGGCAGCGAGGGAACCGCAACGTTCCGACCATTCTGGCTGCGGCCGGCAGTCAGGAACAGTTCTGGGACGGGCGAGCAGACAGCCTCGAAGCCCAGGCCCTCGGGCCGATCGAGAACCCGATCGAGATGGACGCGCGGCTACCCGACGTGCTGCGCAAGCTGTCGGAGCATCGCTATTATCCGCAAAAGTTTCAGGAGGCCTTCGGCAGCGGGGTCACGGCCGAGGGGCTGGCCAAGGCGATCGCCTCCTTCGAACGGGCCCTTCGCACCAAACCTTCGGCCTATGAGCGTTATCTGGCCGGGGACAGCGGGGCCCTGACACCGCAGCAGGTCCAGGGCCTGCGCCTGTTTCAGTCGGAACGGACGCGCTGTCACACCTGCCACAGCGGACCGGACCTGACAGACCGACGCTATCACAACACCGGGATTCCCCTCGACCCGCAGGCTCCCGATCTCGGGCGCTATCTGGTCACGGGCCGGCCGGTCGATCAGGCAGCCTTCAAGACGCCCACCCTGCGAAACGTGGCTCGCTCGGCGCCCTACATGCACGATGGCTCGCTGCCCACCCTGGCCGCGGTGGTGGAGCATTACGACCGTGGCGGCAGCGCGCACCCTCAACGCGATCCGTTGCTGGCGCCGCTGGGGCTCTCGCCCGAGGAGAAGGCCGCGCTGGTGAGTTTCCTGGAGGCCTTCAGCGCGGAGGACAACCTGCGCGACCTGAGCCGGCTGCCGGGGATTCGGAATCCGCGGGATCCGCGCGATCGCCCCGTGCTCCCGGCCGATCTGAACTGA
- a CDS encoding inorganic diphosphatase gives MLHHYHLPLGPLAPDEVHVVVEIPKGSRNKYEYNAALGVFELDRVLSSSMVYAADYGFMPQTLAGDGDPADALVLMEEPTFTGCLLLARPIGMMKMEDAGEDFKILAVPVHDKRYAGARDLSDVSPHKLAEIEHFFKTYKMLDHSLPAVDGWFDAAHAKAYITRCHAAYRETSGAQS, from the coding sequence TTGCTCCATCATTACCACCTTCCACTCGGCCCGCTCGCCCCCGACGAGGTCCACGTCGTGGTCGAGATTCCGAAGGGCAGCCGCAACAAGTACGAGTACAACGCCGCACTGGGCGTTTTCGAACTTGATCGGGTGCTTTCGAGTTCGATGGTTTATGCGGCCGACTACGGTTTCATGCCGCAGACGCTGGCGGGCGATGGCGATCCGGCTGACGCTCTGGTGCTGATGGAGGAGCCCACTTTCACCGGCTGCCTGCTGCTCGCGCGACCGATCGGCATGATGAAGATGGAGGACGCAGGCGAGGACTTCAAAATTCTGGCCGTCCCGGTTCACGACAAGCGCTATGCGGGCGCCCGCGACCTGTCGGACGTCTCGCCGCACAAGCTCGCCGAGATCGAGCATTTCTTCAAAACCTACAAGATGCTCGACCACTCGCTGCCAGCCGTCGATGGCTGGTTCGACGCCGCCCACGCGAAGGCCTACATCACGCGCTGTCACGCGGCCTATCGCGAGACCAGCGGGGCGCAGAGCTGA